From a region of the Deinobacterium chartae genome:
- a CDS encoding VanZ family protein has product MGTGHLDRTGGTPALRAGWWFLALVYMTGIFFMSDQPGDALSWLRAPWDKLAHGLSYALLGYLLARASARPNLAWVLAAWFGASDEVHQAFVPLRSAGLDDWLADLLGAFLGSRLGGWQSARLRRPPPERPVSG; this is encoded by the coding sequence ATGGGGACAGGGCACCTTGATCGAACTGGTGGAACACCCGCGTTGAGGGCCGGTTGGTGGTTTCTGGCGCTGGTCTACATGACCGGCATCTTTTTCATGTCCGACCAGCCCGGCGACGCGCTGAGCTGGCTGCGTGCCCCCTGGGACAAGCTGGCGCACGGCCTGTCGTACGCGCTGCTCGGATACCTGCTGGCGCGCGCCAGCGCGCGCCCGAACCTCGCCTGGGTGCTTGCCGCGTGGTTTGGGGCCTCGGACGAGGTGCATCAGGCGTTCGTGCCGCTGCGCTCGGCCGGGTTGGACGACTGGCTGGCGGACCTGCTGGGCGCTTTTTTGGGCAGCCGTCTGGGCGGGTGGCAGTCGGCGCGGTTGCGCCGCCCGCCGCCTGAGCGGCCGGTCAGCGGTTGA
- the csaB gene encoding polysaccharide pyruvyl transferase CsaB, translated as MKVLLSGYYGFDNTGDEAILLSLVRELRTLGHQPLVLSNDPAATTREYGVPAFARMSPPALLQALRTCDVLFSGGGGLLQDKTSARNLTYYLALIRGAALLRKRVVIFNQSIGPLSETGRGRVARALKASRARAIVRDRGSLGLLRSLGVNPALGGDPALLLSPSGGLSHDASRVIIAPRGGQRSATERLAQVAGRLVAEGRNVTALAFQPQLDDAECAEIARAVPGVQVVSTASPQLALDAIAGAGYVLGVRLHAVILAAAAGVPFAGVSYDPKVAGFCEDAGAAHVATDFDPAALAETVLSGRAPDWSAVEAMRLRARESFLEALK; from the coding sequence GTGAAGGTTCTCCTGAGCGGCTACTACGGCTTCGACAACACCGGCGACGAGGCGATCTTGCTGTCGCTGGTGCGCGAACTGCGCACGCTGGGCCACCAGCCCCTGGTGCTCTCGAACGATCCGGCGGCTACCACCCGGGAATACGGCGTTCCCGCCTTCGCACGCATGAGTCCGCCCGCGCTGCTGCAGGCCCTGCGCACCTGCGACGTGCTGTTCTCGGGCGGCGGCGGCCTGCTGCAGGACAAGACCTCGGCGCGCAACCTCACCTACTACCTCGCCCTCATCCGTGGGGCCGCGCTGCTGCGCAAGCGGGTCGTGATCTTCAACCAGAGCATCGGGCCGCTCTCGGAAACCGGACGCGGCCGGGTGGCACGGGCCCTGAAAGCCTCGAGGGCCCGCGCGATCGTCCGGGATCGGGGCAGCCTGGGGTTGCTGCGCTCGCTGGGCGTAAATCCTGCCCTGGGCGGCGACCCGGCCTTACTGCTCTCCCCCAGCGGCGGCCTCAGCCACGACGCGTCGCGGGTGATCATCGCACCCCGGGGCGGGCAGCGCTCGGCCACCGAGCGGTTGGCCCAGGTCGCGGGCCGGCTGGTCGCCGAGGGCCGCAACGTGACCGCGCTGGCCTTTCAGCCGCAGCTTGACGACGCCGAATGCGCCGAGATCGCGCGGGCCGTTCCCGGAGTGCAGGTCGTCTCGACCGCGAGTCCGCAGCTTGCCCTGGACGCCATCGCCGGGGCAGGCTACGTGCTGGGCGTGCGCCTGCACGCGGTCATCCTGGCCGCTGCGGCCGGCGTACCCTTCGCCGGGGTCTCGTACGACCCCAAGGTGGCGGGCTTCTGCGAGGACGCCGGGGCCGCGCACGTCGCCACCGACTTTGACCCTGCGGCACTCGCCGAAACGGTCCTCTCCGGGCGCGCGCCCGACTGGAGCGCGGTGGAAGCCATGCGCCTGCGGGCGCGCGAGAGCTTCCTCGAGGCCCTGAAGTAA
- a CDS encoding PaaI family thioesterase has translation MLHPRFPTPQEVTTLSPEALAARLGGLEGTLGHKLGIRFTYASPQRVEAHMPVEGNRQPAGRLHGGANVALAEELASVGSWLNLDTERQVAVGVDINATHVRGVLEGSVSAVATLAYRGRSTLVWQIELSDGRGKTTCLARCTCAVINR, from the coding sequence ATGCTGCATCCCCGCTTTCCCACGCCCCAAGAGGTCACCACCCTCTCTCCCGAAGCCCTCGCTGCCCGCCTGGGCGGCCTCGAGGGGACGCTGGGGCACAAGCTCGGCATCCGTTTCACCTACGCCTCTCCTCAGCGGGTCGAGGCCCACATGCCGGTCGAGGGCAACCGCCAGCCGGCCGGGCGTCTGCACGGTGGGGCCAACGTCGCTCTGGCCGAGGAGCTCGCCAGCGTCGGCTCGTGGCTGAACCTGGACACCGAGCGCCAGGTCGCGGTGGGTGTGGACATCAACGCCACGCACGTGCGCGGCGTGCTCGAGGGCAGCGTGTCGGCGGTTGCCACCCTGGCCTACCGGGGCCGCAGCACCCTGGTGTGGCAGATCGAACTAAGCGACGGGCGCGGCAAAACCACCTGCTTGGCACGCTGCACCTGCGCGGTGATCAACCGCTGA
- the mce gene encoding methylmalonyl-CoA epimerase: MHGLPIDHVAIAASDLEAASLPYLALGLSPEGPDEEVESQGVRVRAFQAGDSLIELLQPTRPDSPVAQFLERRGPGLHHIALRVDDLEVQMRRLEAEGARLLNPEPRPGRAGTRVAFLHPKWGQGTLIELVEHPR; the protein is encoded by the coding sequence ATGCACGGACTTCCCATCGATCACGTCGCCATCGCCGCCTCGGACCTCGAGGCGGCGAGCCTGCCCTACCTGGCCCTGGGCCTGAGCCCCGAGGGCCCCGATGAGGAGGTGGAGTCGCAGGGCGTGCGGGTGCGCGCCTTTCAGGCGGGAGACAGCCTGATCGAGCTGCTGCAGCCCACCCGTCCGGACAGCCCGGTGGCGCAGTTCCTCGAGCGGCGCGGCCCGGGCCTGCACCATATCGCGCTGCGCGTGGACGATCTGGAGGTGCAGATGCGGCGCCTCGAGGCAGAAGGGGCGCGGCTGCTGAACCCCGAGCCGCGTCCGGGCCGCGCCGGAACCCGCGTGGCGTTCTTGCACCCGAAATGGGGACAGGGCACCTTGATCGAACTGGTGGAACACCCGCGTTGA